In Nostoc sphaeroides, the genomic window CGTTCAGATGTTACTCCCTGCAAAACCTCCAAGACGCGGTTATTTTCTGTAACTACATGACGGGCACGACGCTGTAGTGGTTCGGGTAATGTTTTTGTTACATTAACATCAGTAATATCTCGCAATGCTTTAACTTTGAGCGATCGCGCCGCTTCTTCACACTCAGCCCGACGCTGGTTATAACCGCTACCTGCAAGTGTGCGGGGTACACCGCTATCAATAACCAAAATCTCCGCTTTTTCAGGCAAAGGCATCACGCGGCGTTCTAAAGTCCGTGTATCTAAAAACAAGATATGTTCAGTATCAGCCAAACTAGAAGCCATCTGATCCATGATGCCGCATTGTACGCCAGCATATTGAATTTCTGCTTGCTGGGCGAATTGGGCGATTTCAACATCATCAATGGGAAGGTTCAGAAGTTGGCGTAATGCCCGGAGGGTTGCCACTTCCAAAGCTGCGCTGCTAGATAAACCTGAACCCATCGGAACCGAAGATTTGACGTAGACACAAAGTGATGGTATTGTATATCCTGCTTTTTGCAAAAGCTCAATACAGCCAAAAATATAACTGGCGAATCCAGAGGGCGTATGATTGATATCTGAAATGCTCACTTGCTCGTTGAGATTTTCCGAGTAAAAGTGATGTTGGCTATCGCTACTAAAACCTAGCTGTACCATTGTACTTTGAGGAATC contains:
- the galK gene encoding galactokinase, translating into MDFQQVFGKPPETQASAPGRVNLLGEHTDYNDGFVLPTAIPQSTMVQLGFSSDSQHHFYSENLNEQVSISDINHTPSGFASYIFGCIELLQKAGYTIPSLCVYVKSSVPMGSGLSSSAALEVATLRALRQLLNLPIDDVEIAQFAQQAEIQYAGVQCGIMDQMASSLADTEHILFLDTRTLERRVMPLPEKAEILVIDSGVPRTLAGSGYNQRRAECEEAARSLKVKALRDITDVNVTKTLPEPLQRRARHVVTENNRVLEVLQGVTSERFGELMNASHASLRDDYEVSVPALDRLVEILQKTEGVFGARLTGAGFGGASVALVRSGESKGIATHVLEQYNQAGYNGQILVPSLGLTDAA